The nucleotide sequence GTACTTGTTAAAGATTGTTTTCTTCCAGCTAATTAAGATGCTGATGTTTACCTTTAATAGTCTTTGCAAGCTCTAAAGAAGATATCTCAGGAGCATCCAACTGCTTGTTTGAGGGCTGGTGCACTGATGGCTGTGCTTTCTTATCTCGATTTCTTTTCCACTAGAGTTCAGGTAGAAGAATTCCTTTCATAATCTATGGAATTCAGTTTTAGTGGAATAAGCAACCTTCCAGCTCCTTTTAATACTTATACGATCACTTCTAAATGTTTATATCCTTCAACAGAGAGTAGCATTAGCAACTGCTACTAATATGTGCAAGAAGCTTCCTTCAGATGCGTCTGACTTTGTCATGGAAGTTGTTCCTCCTATGACGAATCTCCTTCAGTATCATGATGCAAAGGTAAATCTATGCTCCCATTTCAGGAAGATATAGCCTTTTCCCGAACCCCTCCTTACTTTGGTCAAATGTCACTTTGTTTCTTTAATGTCATCTATTGGTGTTTATGTCTACAGGTATTAGAGCATGCTTCTATCTGCTTGACCCATATTTTTGAAGCATTTGCATCTTACCCAGATTTGAGAATCACTACACAAAACATCCCCGGTTAGATGAGAAACGTTggtatgtaaaaaaaaaaagtttcaacgTGTTGACAACGATTGAAATTAATTTGGTCGGTATGAAAATCATGGCAGTAAATTAAGGCGCCATTTATTAATTCATAAGTACGTAGTCCGTGACCTCATGATAAACATTCTTCTATGTTCCGACCCCACCTACAACATTCTTTCAAAAACTTTCTTTTTTCACTTACTTGCTCAATGGACAACTGATAATTATgtagcttttctatttttatcacaAATTTATAGTCATGTCTGACCAAATATCATTCTCGATGATTCTGGGAAATTTTTGACACCCCTGCtttgatattgaaagctatgttgttcgaattctttaaaaatattttcgtGTCCGTATTGAATTCTTCAAATATGCATTGTTTTTCACCTGTCTAACATGTTTCGAAGTGTCTAATTAAGCAACATACCAGTATGAAAGAGTGCACTTGAAATTAATTAAGGAATCCACAAACCAAAGAGAAAATCTGACCCGGTCCAAACATGTTGACTCTAATATAATACTCGTAAGTTGTTTAGGAAAATAAGAATGCACAATATGCAAAAAATGAGTAAATTTTTTAATCCAGCACGTAATAGTTAAGAATGTATATCTTTTTGGGTAGGGGTGGCCTGGGGGGTCAACTATTGTAAAAAACTGTATTAGAACTATTATATCATCCAGTATGTCAACAATACTTGCTACTAGTAGAAATTTGAGAAGCAAAACAGGAGAAACAGAAGCAGGATAAAACAGTTGGGAGAATCAGATTGTTGTTTCAGAATAACAAAGCAAGCATATACATGCAACTCTTTGAATAAacagaaaagaaattaaaattagtaaaTATATAGACATTATTAAGCATAGAATTTTTGGAGCGTTGGCTTTGTCAAAAATGATTTGTTGCTTAAGAAAGAGTCAATCCTATTCAGTTCAAaaatatgcatgcatgtattatTTCAGGCTAGACTAAGGTAGGGGCTCGATTAAATTCAATAACTTTAATCCAAATACTGAATTTGTATTATGAAATCAACTGCTTAAGAAGGCTAAAGTATTAAGCACATAAACTTCAAATCTTTAATTCGCGATTAGCTGTacttcacatttttctttttcctgccCAGGATAATGCTTTTCTCAGTATTTCCCCGGGGATAAAGTGATGTTGGAAAATAGCAAGTATCATCATAGCAACTCTTTAACTGAACCATACATAGCAGCTCATAATATACTGCTTACTCATTCATCTGTTGTCAGATTGTACAAGAGAAAGTACAAGGTATCATCATTGAGTTCATTTCCAAATATTTTTTGTGAGTATTACTATGTTGACAAATGGAAAAGAAAAGGTACTAACTGCTGTTGCAATGCAGTTAACTCAACATGGTTTTGTGGGATTACATATCATTGCATACTGCTTTATTCCTCATACAAACATGATGGCAGATGAAGCTGTAACTTTGCGAGCTTATGATTTCTACCTTGGTTGGTAAGAGCACAACCTTGTTGGCATATTAACATAAAAACTCCTTAAATCTGAGATACCTTGCACTAAGGAACTATTAACTGTGTGGCTATGCTTATTTGGTTCGAAAATAGGACCCAAAGATGTACTGGCTTGAACTATAGGGCGTTGAAACTTGGCGGCCACACTGTCGATATTTGGTTCTAGGATTGTTATGCTTGTTTATGCACTTTCAAGTATATTTAGTACTtcttttgagccgagggtctaccagaaacaacctctctactagcataaaggtagaggtaaggtctgcgtacaatCTTTGCtggaccccacttgtgggattgaTTGATTACACCagaaatgttgttgttgtttatgtttTAAGTACTATCTATTGATTTGGTACTCCCTATGTACTTTTTTAGGCTTGGAAATGAAAGAATTCTTGGAAGTTCATTGGATCCTTTGAATCTTCTGAAAAGCTTTACTGGTCCAGTGCCTGCACTACCTACGCGTATGCCGGAGAATGTAAATCCGAGATTAAGGACGTCGTGTTTCCCCCAGTGCAAGGAGAagtatgaccttgagttggcaaaACTTGTATCTGAGTTTGAGAATTCATCATCTGAAGCTAAATTGGAATCTCCTCGACCTCAGTTGCCTCAGTGGTTGCAAAGTGCTAAGCTAAAGAATGATAGTAATGTAACTTCTTTGTCGCAggtatggttttacttgattaatGGAACCGAGAATGACTTGAATTATGTACAAGTGGAAGAgtcaattctttcttttttgtctttGCAGATTAAGGATCAAGGTTTTTTGCAGCAGAAAACTCAAGAACTACAAAAGAAGTGGAACAATGCATGCTTGCAACTTCAGCCTAATTTCCAGAATAATGTTGGTCCTTAAAGAACCGTACCACCTGTTCTCTATGCCAGGCTTGTACAATCTGAACCTGCTTTTGCATCAACCTTTACAACCCAAGCTCGTTCCGAGTAGAAGCCTTGGAGTGTGCCTGCAACTGACATGTGGAGGAACTGAAGTTGAAGCAGTAACAGTATATAAATGGCTCGTTCCACTCTGGATGAGATGTCAGcaagttcaaactattttggaaATACACAGTTCTGGTATTCTTTACCAATAAAAGACCACTCTATGATTGTATCAATCAATGTTTTGATGTGAGAGATGTTGGTTTTTACATTTAGACATGAGTTTGTTTGGTTGCCTTGGAAAGTGACTGCATTGTGTTTGTTGCCTTTCAGGGAATTGCCGACATTATGGCAGTATTACAAACAGAAGGTGGTCTACTTCGTGGAGAGCACAATCTCTTGGGTGAAGCCTTCCTAATTATGGCTTCTGCTGTCGGGTAACTATTGGTTGTAACGGTTTTCTATTTAAATGTCTAGTGTATCATGAGCTTTGACCTTTATGTGTTCCCAAAATTGGTGCAGGGTTCAGCAACAACTAGAAGTTTTGGCCTGGTTACTTGAACTGCTAGTCTTCTGCTTCTTGTCAGGCAGCGAGGGATGAAAGGTGTGATTCTGTACATGCACCTTTTTTAAAGGGACGAAAAAAGGCAGTGGGGGGTGAAAGATGGGAACACTGGTATGTAACTTTGAGTTTGGCTCACCAGATAAAAGCAAATTCTGGCAAGTCTCTTCACTCTAAAATTCTTAATCCAGAAGGTACTAACTTActatatttctttactttctagTTTTACAAATGCTTtagtttttccatttttgaatagAGGTAGTGTTCCCTTTTTGTCTATCAGTTATCACAGAGAGTTCTCCTAAGGAGAGGGATGCTCTCAGGATTGGAATTATCTCTGCGTGAAGTTCTATTTCAGATAAGCAGGTTATGTAAAAGTACCATCTAGTAATAGGTTAATATATAGTTTTATGCAAGCCAAGAACTTAACCATCAGttcatttgaaatattttaatcttttcattGTGAGAGGTAATTGTGAATAACTGTTTCATTATGTAAAAAATCTATGACCATTGTTGTATAAGGGGGAAAAGAGTAAAAAGGTGAATATATGTTTAATCATGTAGCTATCATGGTTTTGTCTTTGGTTAATTGTTGTGTAAGCACTGAGAATGTTTCTTAACTTTTTCTTGGTGTTTTGACTTGAAATGTTGTGATGTTGCTTTGCTCATTTTGATTGTTTATCCAAATCGAAGAGGTAATATACATGGCACGACTCGTTATTAATTGTTTTGCttaatttttactaatttactTGTCATGCATGTTGAAATGGTTGGTCAAGTTTAAAGAGGCTATTGTAAATGGCGTGAACAGGTAATTGATAGTGGAAGCTATCAAGTATTAAGGAATCCTTCCATATTTGAACAAGGAAATGGGATCAGATGGGCCAAAATCTGTGACCATTCATGTCACGGGGTTCAAGAAATTTCATGGTGTTTCTCAGAATCCTACGGAGACAGCAGTTACATGTTGAAAGATTATGTTGAAAAGAGAGGATTACCTGGTGGTGTGACCTTGGGTAGCTGTACTGTTCTTGAAATAGTTGGAGAGAGTGGACTCCCGACTTtgtttttaacatataaatacacaaaacCTATTTCTAAACCCTGGTTCATCCCCATTTACAAGTTTcaatataaatatctatatatagtCTACCAACAGTCTATGGAATGAAGAAATTTCACTTAAACCAAGTTAACAATACCTTATGCTACATGTATCAAGTtacaatttagaaaaaataaggtCAAAAACTTTCTTGGTATGTATAGAGTAGCATATTTTAGTTTTAGCATCTTAAGAGCCTTAAATTCGAATTAAAATCCCTCTAATTGACTGATTTGAGGTTGTTGGTAAAGTGGATTTAGTCCAAAACAAGTTGATTCTTAGGATTTGAGTTCAAAATCTAGAAGAAACCTATATGGGTACGAGTTATAAGTCTTGAGTGCCCGATCTGatctaatttttccttttaaatcaTAGGTCTGGGCCGGGTCAAACTATAGATCTGACTTGGTATGTTGAGGTATGAGTGGtgtatacgactcgtacccaggCTTGTAGATCATTTCTTTGAGTTATATTGCCTGAAAGCTAactataatgaccctttaggtcattatCTATATTCTTGCTTGCTTTCTCCGGTATAACATCTCTATAGCTGCCTAAGTCATTAACGAATTACGGGGACCAATTATTTGTTACCTGAtatttcatttgggttttagaacCCCTTTTCTTAATTCAAAGTCTTCATTGGTCCTAACTGACCACTAAGTGAAAAATTTAGTAAATAGCCTAGTATgcaaaatccaactttgccaatACATCCAGAACATAAAAAACTATGGGgtttcatatcttatttgttcGAAATGGACCCCGAATACATCTCAAGGAATTAGCCAAAGATCAGAACCAAGTTCCACGCTTCAACCATGCATAGTATGCACCGAGGTGCCACAA is from Capsicum annuum cultivar UCD-10X-F1 chromosome 5, UCD10Xv1.1, whole genome shotgun sequence and encodes:
- the LOC124898900 gene encoding E3 ubiquitin-protein ligase UPL3-like isoform X1, whose amino-acid sequence is MQLCEMVSIGTEDSLSTFSVYSFVPVLVGLLNHENNPDIMLLAARALTHLVDVLPSSCVVVVHYGAISCFVARLLTIEYMDLAEQSLQALKKISQEHPTACLRAGALMAVLSYLDFFSTRVQRVALATATNMCKKLPSDASDFVMEVVPPMTNLLQYHDAKVLEHASICLTHIFEAFASYPDLRITTQNIPG
- the LOC124898900 gene encoding E3 ubiquitin-protein ligase UPL3-like isoform X2; this encodes MLLAARALTHLVDVLPSSCVVVVHYGAISCFVARLLTIEYMDLAEQSLQALKKISQEHPTACLRAGALMAVLSYLDFFSTRVQRVALATATNMCKKLPSDASDFVMEVVPPMTNLLQYHDAKVLEHASICLTHIFEAFASYPDLRITTQNIPG
- the LOC107870815 gene encoding protein SUPPRESSOR OF MAX2 1-like: MMADEAVTLRAYDFYLGWLGNERILGSSLDPLNLLKSFTGPVPALPTRMPENVNPRLRTSCFPQCKEKYDLELAKLVSEFENSSSEAKLESPRPQLPQWLQSAKLKNDSNVTSLSQIKDQGFLQQKTQELQKKWNNACLQLQPNFQNNVGP